A region from the Cannabis sativa cultivar Pink pepper isolate KNU-18-1 chromosome 9, ASM2916894v1, whole genome shotgun sequence genome encodes:
- the LOC133031174 gene encoding uncharacterized protein LOC133031174 codes for MATIDKSWTKIRNRGCHEFWNGLQAFSAMASEHKDCDGRIRCPCVRCINSRFEKIDRVRAYVFDRGFMQGYEKWIYHGELEDAIDDVAVGDVESEDEMIPILEDFFPSTTEDVQGEDEQPTTSPHFDDLFEEIEAELYPDCDWISSLKFLAKLLHLKVRGKIPNNIFEELLKLLKFAFPKENNIPATYYEAKKRLKKLGLGYDSIHVCLYNCCLFYKENASKEACPICGTSRWVNSENDKAKKVPCKVMRYFPLTPRIKRLYSSRITAKSMIWHHTGKSKDDGVLRHPVDGLAWKDFDAKHREFARDPRNVRLGLAAAGFNPFGNMSLAYSMWPVVLANYNLPPWLCMKDNYFLLSTLIPGAKSPGKDMDIFLRPLVDELKELWNNGVPTRDSLTNSMFTMRAALLWTVNDFPARSSLSGWSGQGYKA; via the coding sequence ATGGCGACAATCGATAAGTCTTGGACCAAAATCAGAAATCGTGGTTGCCATGAATTTTGGAATGGTCTACAAGCCTTTTCAGCAATGGCATCAGAACATAAGGATTGTGATGGAAGAATTCGATGTCCTTGTGTGAGATGTATAAATagtaggtttgaaaaaatagataggGTTAGAGCATACGTATTTGATCGAGGTTTTATGCAAGGATATGAGAAGTGGATTTATCACGGGGAGCTTGAGGATGCTATCGATGATGTAGCAGTTGGTGATGTTGAATCAGAGGATGAAATGATTCCTATTCTAGAAGACTTCTTTCCCTCGACAACAGAGGATGTACAAGGTGAAGATGAACAACCAACCACAAGCCCACATTTTGATGACTTATTTGAGGAAATTGAAGCTGAATTGTATCCCGATTGTGATTGGATTTCGTCTCTCAAATTTTTAGCAAAGCTATTGCATTTAAAAGTTAGAGGAAAAATTCCTAATAACATCTTTGAAGAATTGTTGAAGCTGTTAAAATTTGCATTTCCGaaggaaaataatattccaGCAACATACTACGAGGCAAAAAAGAGATTGAAGAAATTAGGCTTGGGTTATGACTCTATCCATGTCTGTTTGTATAATTGTTGCTTATTTTATAAGGAGAATGCATCCAAGGAGGCTTGTCCAATTTGTGGAACTAGTCGTTGGGTTAATTCCGAGAACGACAAAGCAAAAAAAGTTCCTTGCAAAGTCATGCGATACTTTCCGTTGACACCTCGAATTAAAAGATTATATAGTTCGAGAATTACAGCGAAGAGCATGATATGGCATCATACtggaaaatcaaaagatgatggGGTGTTGCGACACCCGGTCGATGGTCTCGCTTGGAAAGACTTTGATGCAAAACATCGTGAGTTTGCAAGGGACCCAAGAAATGTTCGACTAGGGTTAGCTGCTGCTGgatttaatccatttggcaacatgagtcTTGCATACAGCATGTGGCCAGTGGTGTTGGCTAACTATAATCTACCACCTTGGTTATGTAtgaaagataattattttttgctatCTACCCTAATTCCTGGTGCAAAATCTCCTGGTAAAGACatggatatatttttaagaCCTTTGGTGGATGAATTAAAGGAGTTGTGGAATAATGGGGTACCAACGAGAGATAGTTTGACCAACTCGATGTTCACCATGCGTGCTGCGCTTTTGTGGACAGTGAATGATTTTCCTGCTCGTAGTAGCTTGTCTGGGTGGAGTGGTCAAGGTTATAAAGCTTGA
- the LOC115702012 gene encoding ferritin-like catalase Nec2, whose amino-acid sequence MGSMTSSIVAFMLVLLLPKYLANNNNIGSSVLNSDVDLLEFPLNLEFLETEFFLYGALGYGLDRVAPHLTKGGPPPVGATKANLDNITADIITQFGFQEVGHLRAIQHTVKGFPRPLLNLSSSVFAGVIKDAFGREITPPFDPYRNSLNFLIASYLVPYVGLTGYVGTNPNLNKPTSRSLLAGLLGVESGQDAVIRALLYERKEMTVEPYNITVAEFTERISELRNRLGRTDVTDEGLVVPIDLGAEGKVSGNVLSANQDSLSYGRTPAEILRIVYGNGNERVPGGFFPKGANGRIARSYLVSS is encoded by the exons ATGGGGTCAATGACCAGTTCAATTGTTGCTTTTATGCTAGTCCTTCTCCTCCCAAAATACctagcaaataataataatattgggaGTAGTGTCCTAAATTCTGATGTTGATCTCTTGGAATTCCCTTTGAATCTTGAGTTTTTAGAAACTGAGTTCTTCTTGTATGGAGCATTGGGTTATGGTTTGGACAGAGTTGCTCCACACTTGACAAAGGGTGGCCCACCTCCCGTCGGCGCTACAAAGGCCAATTTGGACAATATCACAGCAGATATCATTACACAATTTGGGTTCCAAGAAGTTGGACACTTGAg GGCTATTCAACATACAGTAAAAGGATTCCCAAGACCACTATTGAATTTGAGTTCATCAGTATTTGCAGGAGTAATAAAGGATGCATTTGGGAGAGAGATAACACCTCCCTTCGATCCTTACAGAAACAGCCTTAACTTTCTTATAGCATCATATTTAGTTCCCTATGTTGGTCTCACTGGCTACGTTGGAACAAACCCTAACCTAAACAAACCTACTTCCAGGAGT CTTTTGGCGGGTCTTTTGGGTGTGGAATCAGGCCAAGACGCTGTAATTAGAGCATTGTTGTATGAGCGTAAGGAGATGACAGTGGAGCCTTATAACATAACTGTGGCAGAGTTCACAGAACGAATTTCTGAGCTAAGGAACAGGTTGGGACGAACTGATGTGACAGACGAAGGGCTTGTGGTACCAATAGATTTAGGCGCTGAAGGAAAAGTTTCTGGAAATGTACTCTCTGCAAATCAAGACTCGCTTTCGTATGGAAGGACACCGGCGGAGATACTTAGAATTGTGTATGGAAATGGTAATGAACGTGTGCCTGGGGGTTTCTTTCCCAAAGGAGCTAATGGTCGTATTGCTAGGTCTTATCTGGTTTCTAGCTGA